A single Nitrospira sp. DNA region contains:
- a CDS encoding RNA-binding transcriptional accessory protein, which translates to MTASTTPTISAEAQQRIVDLLAKELGVTSPQVSAAVTLLDGGATVPFIARYRKEATNNLDDTHLRTLEERLLYLRELEERRQTILASIEEQGKLTDELRRAIEQAATKQVVEDIYLPFKPKRRTKAQIAREAGLEPLADALLADPTLDPEQEAAKYVKVVAAAEGVEAINVPDTKAALEGARDILVERFAETADLLATLRTKLWNEGIVTSTVLPGKETAEEEKFRDYYAYSETIRTIPSHRALAMFRGRTLGVLKLDLGLGDTLDAQVPHPCAALIATHFGIENKGRRADKWLNDVCYWAWRVKVHLHLSTELLLQVREAAEAEAIKIFGRNLHELLLAAPAGPKAVLGLDPGIRTGCKVAVVDATGKLLDTTTIYPHQPRNDWHGALATLVDLVIRHGVELISIGNGTASRETDKLAVEVIKVVAERKPEQKVAKIVVSEAGASVYSASAFAAAEFPALDVSLRGAVSIARRLQDPLAELVKIDPKSIGVGQYQHDVNQRALARSLDATVEDCVNAVGVDVNTASAPLLARVSGLNRVLAQNIVEYRDTHGPFPNRMMIRKVPRLGEKTFEQAAGFLRINNGDNPLDRSAVHPEAYPVVERMLSRLQKGIVDVMGKPSVLKDLAPQDFTDDTFGLPTVRDILTELEKPGRDPRPEFKTATFREGVESLADLQAGMVLEGVVTNVAAFGAFVDIGVHQDGLVHVSALANKFVKDPHEVVKPGQIVKVKVLSVDVPRQRIALTMRMDDMAATSSQPDSHTGSPRDRRPADTSRGSANSPQPVNAFALAMARAQQKKA; encoded by the coding sequence ATGACTGCCTCCACGACGCCGACTATTTCCGCCGAAGCCCAGCAACGTATTGTCGATCTGCTCGCCAAAGAACTCGGCGTCACCTCACCGCAAGTATCAGCGGCGGTGACCCTGCTGGATGGCGGCGCGACCGTGCCGTTCATTGCGCGGTACCGCAAAGAGGCGACCAATAATTTAGATGACACGCATCTCCGTACATTGGAAGAACGGCTGTTGTATCTGCGTGAACTCGAAGAACGGCGGCAGACGATCCTGGCCTCGATCGAAGAACAGGGCAAACTGACCGACGAGCTGCGCCGTGCCATCGAACAGGCCGCGACGAAACAGGTGGTGGAAGATATCTATTTGCCGTTCAAGCCCAAGCGCCGAACCAAGGCGCAGATTGCACGCGAGGCGGGACTGGAGCCTCTGGCAGACGCGTTGCTGGCCGATCCAACGCTCGATCCCGAACAAGAAGCGGCGAAATACGTGAAGGTGGTGGCTGCGGCCGAAGGTGTCGAGGCGATCAATGTGCCGGACACAAAGGCCGCATTGGAAGGCGCCCGCGATATTCTCGTCGAACGATTCGCCGAAACCGCCGATCTGCTCGCGACCCTGCGGACCAAGTTGTGGAATGAAGGGATCGTGACGTCGACGGTTCTGCCGGGCAAAGAGACGGCCGAAGAAGAAAAGTTCCGCGACTACTACGCCTATTCTGAAACCATTCGCACGATTCCTTCCCATCGAGCCTTAGCCATGTTCCGTGGCCGGACGTTGGGCGTGCTGAAACTGGACCTTGGTCTGGGTGACACGCTCGATGCCCAGGTGCCACATCCCTGCGCCGCGCTCATTGCGACCCATTTCGGCATTGAGAACAAAGGCCGGCGCGCCGACAAATGGCTCAACGATGTCTGTTACTGGGCCTGGCGGGTGAAGGTGCATCTGCATCTCAGCACCGAGTTGCTGCTACAGGTGAGGGAGGCGGCGGAAGCGGAGGCGATCAAGATTTTCGGTCGCAATCTCCACGAGCTCCTGCTTGCCGCGCCGGCCGGTCCCAAAGCGGTGCTCGGCCTTGACCCTGGTATTCGTACCGGCTGCAAGGTGGCGGTGGTGGATGCCACGGGAAAACTCCTCGACACCACCACGATCTATCCGCATCAACCTCGCAACGACTGGCACGGAGCGCTGGCAACCCTCGTCGACTTGGTGATCCGGCACGGGGTCGAATTGATTTCGATCGGCAATGGCACCGCCAGTCGTGAGACGGACAAGCTGGCTGTTGAGGTGATCAAGGTGGTGGCGGAGCGGAAGCCGGAACAGAAGGTGGCCAAAATCGTGGTGAGCGAAGCGGGCGCGTCCGTGTATTCGGCCTCGGCCTTCGCGGCCGCGGAATTTCCCGCGCTGGATGTCAGTTTGCGCGGCGCCGTGTCCATTGCCAGAAGACTGCAGGATCCGCTCGCCGAGTTGGTGAAGATCGATCCCAAATCCATCGGGGTGGGGCAGTATCAACACGACGTCAATCAGCGGGCGCTGGCGCGGTCGCTTGATGCGACGGTCGAAGACTGCGTCAACGCGGTCGGCGTGGATGTGAATACCGCCTCGGCGCCGTTGTTAGCTCGAGTGTCAGGGTTGAACCGGGTGCTGGCGCAAAACATCGTCGAGTATCGGGATACGCACGGTCCGTTTCCCAATCGCATGATGATTCGCAAGGTTCCGCGCTTAGGCGAAAAGACCTTCGAGCAGGCGGCAGGATTCTTGCGGATCAATAACGGCGACAACCCTTTGGATCGTTCCGCCGTCCATCCGGAGGCCTATCCGGTGGTCGAGCGCATGTTGTCCCGCCTGCAGAAGGGGATTGTCGATGTCATGGGGAAGCCGTCGGTCTTGAAAGACCTCGCGCCCCAAGACTTTACGGACGACACGTTCGGTTTACCGACGGTGCGGGATATTCTCACCGAGTTGGAAAAGCCTGGCCGTGACCCGCGCCCGGAATTCAAGACCGCGACATTTCGTGAGGGCGTGGAATCACTCGCGGATTTGCAGGCCGGCATGGTGCTCGAAGGCGTGGTGACCAACGTCGCGGCGTTCGGGGCCTTCGTCGATATCGGTGTGCACCAGGATGGTCTCGTCCATGTGTCGGCCCTGGCAAACAAGTTCGTGAAGGATCCACATGAGGTCGTGAAGCCGGGCCAGATCGTCAAAGTGAAGGTGTTATCCGTCGATGTGCCGCGCCAACGGATCGCGCTGACGATGCGCATGGACGATATGGCGGCGACATCGTCCCAACCTGATTCCCATACCGGCAGCCCCCGTGACCGTCGCCCCGCGGACACCTCACGGGGGTCGGCCAACAGTCCTCAACCGGTGAACGCCTTTGCCTTGGCGATGGCGCGTGCCCAGCAGAAGAAAGCCTGA
- a CDS encoding sigma-54-dependent Fis family transcriptional regulator, with product MSTERIRTLIIDDEEFVRLVVEQALREEGCDTRTARGGQEGLDALRTGDFDCVITDLRMPGVDGRAVLRWIKDHQPDVDVIVLTGHGDVKDAVAAIKDGAWDFLLKDIPFDGAAVKAALAKLRTVRELRRENLAARHGGYKKDAVIDGPSAAWQRVRTSISQVAPSQAPVLIQGETGCGKEVVARLLHAQSRRAAGPCIAVNCGAVSRELLESELFGYEKGAFTGATAAKPGLIAAAEGGSLFLDEVGEMPGPMQVSLLRFLDRSEYRPVGSTRTLRADVRILCATNRDLQELVLQGRFRDDLLYRINTITLKVPPLRERPEDIAPLATLMLETLRLPGTATRAFTADGLTALTAYPWPGNIRELRNVIERILLMSPHSGPITGEEVRHMLPDSATETTAADLRLLPLDEVERFHIQGVLNASGGNKSKAAQILRIDYKTLLTKLKKYDAER from the coding sequence ATGAGCACAGAACGCATCCGTACCCTCATCATTGATGACGAAGAATTTGTCCGCCTGGTTGTCGAGCAGGCGCTCCGTGAGGAAGGGTGCGACACACGGACTGCACGCGGTGGACAGGAGGGGCTCGATGCGCTTCGCACCGGCGACTTCGACTGTGTCATCACCGATCTGCGAATGCCCGGCGTCGACGGGCGGGCCGTGCTCCGCTGGATCAAAGACCATCAACCGGATGTGGATGTCATCGTCCTGACCGGCCATGGCGACGTCAAGGACGCCGTGGCGGCCATCAAGGACGGGGCTTGGGATTTTCTCTTGAAAGATATTCCGTTTGATGGAGCCGCCGTAAAGGCCGCCTTGGCCAAACTGCGCACCGTGCGTGAACTCCGCCGGGAGAATCTGGCTGCCCGCCACGGCGGATATAAGAAGGATGCCGTCATCGATGGCCCCAGCGCGGCCTGGCAGCGGGTGCGAACCTCCATCAGCCAGGTGGCGCCGTCTCAGGCTCCGGTTCTCATACAAGGCGAAACCGGTTGTGGAAAGGAAGTGGTCGCACGACTGCTCCATGCGCAGAGCCGCCGCGCCGCGGGCCCCTGCATCGCCGTCAACTGCGGCGCGGTCAGCCGCGAGTTGTTGGAAAGCGAATTGTTCGGCTACGAAAAAGGTGCCTTCACCGGCGCCACGGCGGCGAAGCCCGGCCTGATCGCGGCAGCCGAGGGTGGGTCGCTGTTTTTGGATGAAGTCGGAGAAATGCCTGGACCGATGCAAGTCAGCCTCCTGCGTTTTCTTGACAGGAGTGAATACCGTCCGGTAGGGAGCACAAGAACCCTCCGGGCCGATGTGCGCATCCTTTGCGCCACGAACCGCGATCTGCAGGAACTCGTGCTGCAAGGCCGGTTTCGTGACGACCTGCTCTATCGCATCAACACCATCACGCTGAAAGTCCCCCCGCTGCGGGAACGGCCCGAAGATATCGCCCCGCTGGCAACCCTCATGCTGGAAACGCTCCGCCTTCCCGGCACCGCAACGAGAGCCTTCACGGCCGACGGCCTCACAGCTTTGACCGCCTATCCCTGGCCCGGCAACATCAGAGAGCTGCGCAACGTCATCGAGCGCATCCTGCTGATGAGTCCGCACAGCGGCCCGATCACCGGCGAAGAGGTCCGACACATGCTGCCTGATTCCGCTACCGAGACCACCGCCGCTGATCTGAGGCTCCTGCCGCTCGACGAAGTCGAACGCTTCCACATCCAGGGAGTCCTGAACGCAAGCGGCGGCAACAAGAGCAAGGCCGCGCAGATCCTTAGGATCGACTACAAGACGCTCCTCACCAAATTGAAGAAATACGACGCGGAGCGCTAG
- a CDS encoding HAMP domain-containing protein, which translates to MRWLHDRSIGQKFFLSFGVILSLLALSLTALLVYLSRINSYVDRHKRITVPAIVTAASMQRSAYDMNLTLHLFLEQMTKTGVDDTITHLTRHADEIHRSLQLYRSTHAARTHPILLGMLNQHQRLDLADQEDLAVAEIDRALQELNGLWGAALMQPQTPGATQSATTKADALIATLTHNLDQLVAAHRDIDVEMKIEGDRLLQQARMIALGLVAVLGLVIGVIYVSVNRRIAKPLQRLSITADRVAHHDLTAQFESWPTRDEVGTLAASLSSMLKSLREQTAATARKTKELEAFTYSVAHDLKGPLREIEGFSSLLEKRFLEGGDAETRHHIEVIRRSSLRLTHMIDALLKYSRLEQQDLPRQRFNVLEMITTLITDRFSGLQVPKPKIQVALPFADLYGEPVSIRQAIANLLDNAAKFSRQTTAPTITIGGTRTNDERILWVQDNGIGFDPAQTDKIFGLFERLHGPQDYEGTGVGLAIVKLVMDKHDGRVWAESAPGAGSKFSLAFPERAEIVLERASSPSPASLPTHRPSA; encoded by the coding sequence ATGCGCTGGCTCCATGACCGTTCGATCGGACAGAAATTCTTCCTCTCCTTCGGAGTCATTCTCAGCCTTCTGGCGTTGAGCCTCACGGCGCTTCTGGTCTACCTCAGCCGCATCAACAGCTATGTCGACCGCCACAAACGGATCACGGTGCCGGCCATCGTCACGGCGGCGTCCATGCAGCGCTCGGCCTATGATATGAATCTCACCCTGCACCTGTTCCTGGAACAGATGACAAAAACCGGGGTCGACGACACCATCACCCACCTGACCAGGCATGCCGATGAGATCCATCGTTCCCTGCAGCTGTATCGCTCCACGCATGCAGCGCGTACCCATCCGATCCTCCTGGGGATGCTGAATCAACATCAACGACTGGACCTGGCCGATCAGGAAGATCTGGCCGTGGCCGAGATTGATCGCGCACTGCAGGAGTTGAACGGCTTGTGGGGCGCGGCGCTCATGCAGCCGCAGACCCCTGGTGCCACCCAGTCGGCAACGACCAAGGCCGATGCCCTCATCGCGACCTTGACCCACAACCTCGATCAACTGGTCGCCGCCCACCGCGACATTGACGTCGAAATGAAAATCGAAGGGGACCGGCTGCTGCAGCAGGCCCGGATGATTGCACTAGGGCTGGTCGCTGTCCTCGGGCTCGTCATCGGCGTGATCTACGTCTCGGTCAACCGCCGGATTGCGAAACCGCTCCAGCGCCTCTCGATCACCGCGGACCGTGTCGCCCATCACGACCTGACGGCACAGTTCGAGTCCTGGCCGACCCGTGATGAAGTCGGCACCTTGGCAGCCTCCCTCTCCTCGATGCTAAAGAGTTTGCGCGAGCAAACGGCCGCCACTGCCAGAAAAACCAAAGAGCTCGAAGCCTTTACCTACTCGGTCGCCCACGACCTCAAAGGGCCGCTGCGTGAGATCGAGGGTTTTTCTTCGCTCCTCGAAAAACGATTCCTCGAAGGCGGCGATGCCGAAACCCGCCACCACATCGAGGTCATCCGCCGGTCGTCGCTGCGACTCACCCACATGATCGACGCCCTGCTCAAATATTCGCGACTGGAACAACAGGACCTGCCTCGGCAGCGTTTCAATGTGTTGGAGATGATCACGACGCTGATCACCGACCGGTTCAGCGGACTGCAAGTGCCGAAACCGAAAATTCAGGTGGCCCTGCCATTCGCCGATCTGTACGGGGAACCGGTCAGCATCCGCCAGGCGATCGCCAACCTGCTCGACAATGCCGCAAAATTTTCCCGTCAGACCACCGCCCCTACAATCACCATCGGCGGCACCAGGACAAACGACGAACGGATTCTCTGGGTGCAGGACAACGGCATCGGCTTCGATCCCGCACAGACCGACAAGATTTTTGGCCTGTTCGAACGGCTACACGGCCCGCAGGACTATGAAGGCACGGGAGTGGGATTGGCGATCGTCAAACTGGTGATGGACAAACATGACGGACGCGTATGGGCGGAATCGGCCCCTGGGGCAGGCAGCAAATTCTCGCTGGCGTTTCCTGAACGGGCCGAGATCGTCCTGGAGCGAGCATCATCGCCCTCACCGGCATCCCTACCCACCCATAGGCCTTCAGCCTGA